In Thalassoglobus sp. JC818, a single window of DNA contains:
- a CDS encoding dicarboxylate/amino acid:cation symporter: MTNESPASKSLLGRWNAIPLYLRILISMGIGLVVGLLMGERAIIFEIPSQVILKLLSALAPPLILIAVTHVLMTTEISSNKALRLASLLILNTTVAIFIGLSVANFMQPGAQSGEEQSSEVSLEEEDAHKSPIELLVSNIPKSLLGPLGDKQNVIGIIIIAVAFGTALRSYRDRPITNIVDLVEIAYEVLLKVLHWIIQLVPIGVFAVVATTVGVKGLGELLKMGNFVVAVLVALALQAVWYLIRIQFFSWVKPFDAIRGVRDAMIMAFSTDSSTATMPVTYANLKENVGVSEESASLGALVGANFNNDGTALYEAMAALFIAQLIGSDLSIAQQATVVLTSIIASVGASGIPEAGLVTMALVFSAVGLPISYIPLLLTVDWFLDRCRTTINVLGDVNVACLLDGRTRPTTKELETVPLSSDETTGAEDASANPSASD, translated from the coding sequence ATGACCAATGAATCGCCTGCATCGAAGAGTCTCCTCGGTCGCTGGAATGCGATTCCGCTCTATCTCAGAATTCTGATTTCCATGGGAATCGGATTGGTCGTTGGCCTCCTCATGGGCGAGCGTGCCATCATCTTTGAGATCCCCAGTCAGGTCATCTTGAAGTTGCTCTCAGCGCTGGCTCCTCCGCTGATCCTGATTGCGGTCACACACGTCCTGATGACGACTGAAATTTCCAGCAACAAAGCTCTTCGTTTAGCCAGCTTGCTGATTCTCAACACAACTGTCGCCATCTTCATCGGTTTAAGTGTCGCCAACTTCATGCAGCCCGGAGCGCAATCGGGGGAAGAGCAATCATCTGAGGTCTCTCTGGAAGAAGAAGACGCTCACAAGTCGCCCATCGAACTTCTCGTCTCCAATATTCCCAAAAGCCTTCTGGGACCGCTGGGTGACAAGCAGAATGTGATCGGGATTATCATCATCGCCGTCGCGTTCGGAACCGCACTCCGCAGCTACCGCGATCGACCGATTACGAATATTGTCGATCTCGTTGAAATCGCTTACGAAGTGCTGTTAAAGGTTCTCCATTGGATTATCCAGCTCGTCCCGATCGGAGTCTTCGCGGTTGTGGCAACAACGGTGGGCGTAAAGGGACTTGGCGAGCTACTCAAGATGGGCAACTTCGTCGTCGCAGTGCTTGTGGCGCTCGCGCTGCAGGCTGTCTGGTATCTCATCCGCATCCAGTTCTTCTCTTGGGTGAAACCATTTGATGCGATTCGTGGTGTTCGAGATGCCATGATCATGGCATTCTCAACCGACAGTTCCACCGCAACGATGCCGGTCACTTATGCCAATCTTAAGGAGAACGTTGGAGTCTCGGAGGAATCCGCCAGCCTTGGAGCACTTGTCGGGGCCAACTTCAACAATGACGGAACAGCCCTCTACGAAGCAATGGCTGCGCTGTTTATTGCGCAGCTGATAGGGAGTGACCTCTCGATCGCTCAACAGGCGACGGTGGTGCTCACTTCGATCATCGCATCCGTTGGAGCTTCAGGAATTCCCGAAGCGGGGCTCGTCACCATGGCCCTCGTCTTCTCAGCCGTGGGACTTCCGATCAGCTACATCCCGTTGCTTTTGACAGTCGACTGGTTCCTCGACCGATGTCGCACGACGATCAACGTGCTTGGAGACGTCAACGTCGCCTGTTTGCTGGATGGTCGAACAAGACCTACGACGAAAGAACTAGAGACCGTACCGTTAAGCAGCGACGAGACCACCGGAGCAGAAGATGCGAGTGCAAATCCGTCTGCCAGTGACTGA